A segment of the Desulfofundulus kuznetsovii DSM 6115 genome:
CACACCGGAAGTTTTATTGGCCAGTTCTATGGCCTTGGCCGCCTGGGCGGCAGCATTGCCGGCCCGGGTATACAAGTTGTTCACCCTGTCCTGAATCAATATAACCTGCTCCCGCAGCCACTGCGGATCCTGGTTATGGCACTGGGTGCAGGCCCTCATATTATCCTTCAGCGGGCTCTGCACGTGGTGGGAAGAGATCTTGCTGCTGCCAACCCGCTCGTAGGGCATGTGGCAATCGGCGCAGGCCACCCCCGCCCGCCAGTGCACGCTGCCGTTGGAATAAAGTTCAAACTCGGGGTGGCGGATGTGCCCCAGCTTGATGCCGGTGGGGTTGTTCTTCCATTCCAGATTGGCCGGGTCGGACTTGAGCACGCGTTCGATGTCTTCAACGGTGATGTGACCCCACTGGGATTTCTGCCAGGGCAGGAACAGGCCCACGGGTTTCATATTCTGATCCCTGGGAATGACGTAGGTGTTATGGCACTGGGCGCAAACCAGGGTGCGCATTTCCTGCCTGGTCAGGTTGGCCGGGTCTTTCCCCAGGGCCTTTAATGCATCTTCCATAAACCAGCGGCTTAACTTCAAATCCATGCTGGCCGGGTCATGGCAATCGATGCAGGACAACCCCAGCTCCGCATGATTTTCCGGGATCATGGCGTGCACCCGGTCATAAGGTTCCTGGAAGTAAGCCAGGCCCATTTGCTCCTTCAATTGCGGCGCATAGGGGGACTTGCAGGAAAGGCATACCCCCCCTGCCTTGC
Coding sequences within it:
- a CDS encoding ammonia-forming cytochrome c nitrite reductase subunit c552, with protein sequence MKKTWWAWLPVLILLLLTGCAPPRAEKVKTASIPPGEVDPAVWGKVYPLEYDSFMMTKEGGQGESKYKGSEPRDKLSEYPFQLVLLDGWGMGVEFNEPRGHVYMLKDQLDVDPSRRKAGGVCLSCKSPYAPQLKEQMGLAYFQEPYDRVHAMIPENHAELGLSCIDCHDPASMDLKLSRWFMEDALKALGKDPANLTRQEMRTLVCAQCHNTYVIPRDQNMKPVGLFLPWQKSQWGHITVEDIERVLKSDPANLEWKNNPTGIKLGHIRHPEFELYSNGSVHWRAGVACADCHMPYERVGSSKISSHHVQSPLKDNMRACTQCHNQDPQWLREQVILIQDRVNNLYTRAGNAAAQAAKAIELANKTSGVNRQLLGQAKQFYEKAYYRVTFVGAENSMGFHNPEEALRVLGDGLYYADQALMKAREALVKAGVQVPDKFDLELSRYAKRGTKGVPYRPEQNLEFTFDGTK